In a single window of the Drosophila miranda strain MSH22 chromosome XL, D.miranda_PacBio2.1, whole genome shotgun sequence genome:
- the LOC108163671 gene encoding ATP-binding cassette sub-family B member 10, mitochondrial, whose product MILHCTRLTQGQPSLLFSKIIRSGNALNSYNPLTRPLLRQFHCNLRPPPGAPQQAKQRKPILSLWSSSACAGVGSCVPSLRRGLAQGGKVLVKNVKAVPAQARLKMGKSEFGRLLNLVASEKWVLLAGIACLVVSSAITMSVPFFLGKVIDLVFNKSGLNKGALDGLQRFSLLLFGIFVLGGLANFARVYLFGNAALRIVRLLRSRLYRSMLMQEVGWFDTKGTGELINRLSNDTYMVGNSLSQNVSDGLRSLAMIAVGSGMMIYTSPQLAMVSALVVPAMAGMAIVYGRYVRRITRTELDKYAEIMKYAEERFGNVKTVKTFCREQQEVIAFDEKLNEALKIGYKETRARSIFFGLTGFSGNFIIISVLYYGGTLVLENSLTIGALTSFMLYAGYVAVSMNGLSNFYSLLNKGIGASERIWEILDRKCSIPLDVGLLPTSKPVGDVGFHGVSFSFPTRPDSLVLKDFSLSLMPGQTTAIVGRSGAGKTTIALLLLRLYDPQGGSITMDGMDLRTINPQWLRNNVGAVSQEPVLFSGTIRENILYGVNPGEDQSEELLQRVVEEANIGQFTSKLPDGLETLVGQRGMMLSGGQKQRVAIARALIKNPTILLLDEATSALDAVSEQLVQNALDRLIKGRTVLTIAHRLSTIRNADNIAVLDGGRIVEQGTYDILMRMEEGAFRELVATQAFGSHPS is encoded by the exons ATGATTCTGCACTGTACAAGGCTGACACAGGGCCAACCAAGCCTACTATTCTCAAAAATCATCAGATCAGGAAATGCTCTGAATTCATATAATCCACTGACAAGACCGCTGTTACGACAATTTCACTGCAATCTCCGGCCACCGCCTGGAGCACCACAGCAAGCGAAACAGAGAAAACCAATCCTGAGCTTGTGGAGTAGCAGTGCCTGTGCCGGTGTTGGCTCCTGTGTCCCGAGCCTGCGACGAGGCCTGGCACAAGGCGGAAAGGTGTTAGTCAAAAATGTCAAAGCTGTCCCGGCGCAGGCCCGTCTTAAAATGGGCAAGTCGGAGTTTGGGCGTCTGCTCAATTTGGTCGCGTCGGAGAAATGGGTGCTCTTAG CGGGAATCGCCTGCCTAGTGGTCTCCTCGGCCATCACCATGTCCGTGCCGTTCTTTCTGGGGAAGGTCATCGATTTGGTGTTCAACAAGAGTGGCCTGAATAAAGGGGCCCTTGACGGTCTTCAACGGTTCTCCTTATTGCTCTTCGGTATCTTCGTTCTGGGCGGCCTGGCGAACTTTGCGCGTGTCTATCTTTTTGGCAATGCTG CTCTGCGCATTGTGCGTCTCCTCCGCTCGCGCCTGTACCGATCGATGCTCATGCAGGAAGTGGGCTGGTTCGACACGAAGGGCACCGGGGAGCTTATCAACCGACTGAGCAACGACACCTACATGGTGGGCAACTCGCTGAGCCAGAATGTCTCCGATGGCCTGCGCTCGTTGGCCATGATTGCCGTCGGCAGCGGCATGATG ATTTACACGTCGCCACAGCTAGCCATGGTCAGTGCGCTGGTTGTACCGGCCATGGCTGGAATGGCCATTGTTTATGGACGCTATGTTCGACGCATCACCAGAACGGAGCTGGACAAGTACGCGGAGATAATGAAGTACGCGGAGGAGCGATTCGGCAATGTGAAGACGGTGAAAACGTTCTGCAGGGAGCAACAGGAAGTGATCGCCTTCGATGAGAAGCTGAACGAGGCTCTGAAGATTGGCTACAAGGAGACACGGGCCAGATCCATTTTCTTTGGCCTG ACGGGTTTCTCGGGAAACTTCATCATCATATCGGTGCTTTACTATGGCGGGACCCTGGTACTTGAAAATTCGCTCACCATCGGCGCCCTCACCTCCTTCATGCTGTATGCCGGCTACGTGGCCGTGTCCATGAACGGCCTGTCAAATTTCTACAGTCTGCTGAACAAAGGGATTGGCGCCTCGGAGCGCATTTGGGAGATTCTCGATCGGAAGTGCAGCATACCCCTTGATGTGGGACTCCTTCCGACCTCGAAACCGGTTGGCGATGTCGGTTTCCACGgtgtcagcttcagcttcCCCACGCGACCCGACAGCCTCGTACTCAAGGACTTCTCGCTGAGCCTGATGCCCGGTCAGACAACGGCCATTGTTGGTCGATCCGGAGCGGGTAAAACAACGAtagccctgctgctgctgcgactgtACGATCCCCAGGGGGGGAGTATCACGATGGATGGAATGGATCTGCGCACCATCAATCCCCAGTGGCTGCGCAACAATGTGGGCGCTGTCAGCCAAGAGCCGGTGCTCTTTTCCGGCACGATACGGGAGAACATCCTGTACGGCGTGAATCCCGGCGAGGACCAAAGCGAGGAGCTGCTTCAGCGCGTGGTTGAGGAAGCGAATATCGGACAATTTACCAGCAAATTGCCCGATGGCCTGGAGACGCTTGTGGGCCAGCGCGGCATGATGCTAAGCGGTGGCCAGAAGCAGCGAGTGGCCATTGCCCGGGCGTTGATAAAG AATCCCACCATACTACTGCTGGACGAGGCGACCAGTGCATTGGACGCCGTCTCCGAGCAGCTGGTGCAGAATGCCCTAGACCGACTTATCAAGGGTCGCACCGTGCTGACAATTGCCCACCGTCTGAGCACGATCCGGAATGCGGACAATATtgctgtgctggatggagGTCGTATCGTGGAGCAGGGCACCTACGACATCCTAATGCGCATGGAGGAGGGTGCCTTTCGGGAGCTGGTGGCCACCCAGGCGTTTGGGAGTCATCCCTCGTGA